AGGGTATGAGCCCTGTTAAAACAGAACTCATACCCTGCCGATGTCTAACTTTTTTTGGTGGAACACGGTTATCACAACCGCTATATTACAATTTCATAAATCATCAGGATTTGGTTTTTCCCGTTTAAAATCCAACTCTTTTTATTCACCAAGCTTCTTCCGGATATCCGCTGCTACATTCTTTAGCGCCTTTTTCGATCCCCGTTCTAAGTCATGGTTCAATTTCCTTTCTTTATAGCTGACAAATAAAGTATTGAGATCATAGCCTTCAGGATATAAATCGACGGCTTTTATTTCCAGCTCGAGCCTACTGGCATGAACTTCCTTGAAGGTATCTTCGAAAAGAACGACGACATTATTGTATGAATCCTTTTTCTTATAAACGATTGCATATCCATTCAGTTCGCTTACCTTCACTTTGTCACCGACTTCATATTCATAAGATGCTTCCTTAGGAATGGCCGTTGGCTTCGCTTTTTTGATTTTACTTTCCTGGACACGCTCCAAGTCGTAGTCTTTATTGTCGATATAGAGCTTTGCCTTTTGCAGAACCTTTTCACGAACATTCATTTTTTTTGCTATCCAGAGGGCATTGCTTTCCCCGGATTGACCGATCATCAGCTTGTATTTTGGCTCAAGTGTTTCACTGTTGAATTGCATGGCCGCATTCATGAAATCACTGTGTATTTCCGAATAGCGCTTGATTTCACCATAATGGGTTGTCGCAATGGTTATGCAGCCCCTCTGATAAAATTCCTCAAGGATGGCGATCGCCAATGCGGCTCCTTCATTCGGTTCTGTTCCGCTCCCGATTTCATCGAACAGCAGTAAGGAGTTATTGGTTAATTCCCCCATGATTTCCGAGATGTTTTTCATATGCGATGAAAACGTGCTCAGTGCATTTTCGATGCTTTGATTATCACCGATATCGACGAATACTTGATCGAAGACGGCAAGCTCCGTCCCTTCTTTCCCGGCAACATGCAGCCCTGACATGACGGCCAATGTAAGGATGCCGATCGTTTTCAGGACGACTGTTTTACCCCCGGCATTAGGGCCTGTAATAATCAAGCTGCGATAGTCCTTACCGATTTCAAAATCCAAAGGTACGCTGTCCTGAGGTAAAAGGGGATGTTTACAGCCCTTTAATTGAATATAGCCATGATCATTGATTTTCGGTTCGATGGCATCCATGCTTTTACTGAACTTGGCTTTTGCGAAGATCATGTCATATTGACTGATTAACTCGATGTTTATCTTGATCGGTTTCAGCTGTTCGAAGACCGTTCCTGATAATGTGGCCAAAAGTTGATACTCTTCCATCGATTCCTCCGCTTTTAAACTGGCCAATTCTACATTCAATTTCGTCACCGAAGCAGGTTCGATGAACACGGTAGCCCCTTTTGCAGATACTTCCACGATCGTTCCGGCCACTTGATTTTTATAGGAGGCTTTGATCGGGATGGTGTAACGATCATCCTTTTTACTGATGAAAAATTCCTGAATGAACTCTTTATTGGCTCCGCTCTTCAAGAACTTATTCAGCCGTTCCTCTATTTTGCTTTCAGTTTTGATGATTTGGTTCCTGATCCGTTTCAGGTCCCTGCTTGCTTCGGAAACGACAGCATTTCCTTTTATGGTGAATTGGATTTCTTCTTCAATGCTCCTGAATTCAGTCATGGAGCGGGCATAGGAATTCAGTGTTGGTGCAAAGAACTCCTTATCGGTCATGAATTTCTTGATATTCCTGCAGCCTCTTAAGAAGTCTGCTATCGCCACTAACTCTGACGGCTCCAAGATCATTCCTTTTTCCAGTTTGTCGATATGGAGTCCAATATGTGAAATGCCTTTCAAGGGTATATGGCTTTCCGCATTCAGTAAGTTCCTTGCCTCCGTTGTCTCGTTCAAACGATTTTTTACGACTTTCAAAGTGCTGCTCGGCTTAAGCTGATCCAATAACGCTTTTCCTAAACCGCTTACGCAATGGTTTTTCACCATTTCCTTGAGTTGGATATATTGTAATTTTTCATAAGTCATTGTATTCATCTAATGCTCCTCCTTGAATGAGTGAGTGATTAAAATTCCCGAATCCAAAAAATGCCCGCAATGGTCCCCCTACCTTTACAAATGAACAAGCCATTTGAGTAGAAAGCTCCTGCGGGCACGGCCTTATCTATAGATAAGTACCTAAAATCGATAACAAATTGGGCAGCTCGAATAGACCTGCGTACACAAAAAAGCATGATAGGACAAATCCCACCATGCTTTTCGCCGTAACACCTGCATGTTACACGATTTATGGAAAAGGAAGCAGTCTTAAGGTAGGTATTCACAATGCAGAATTGCACTGTGAAAAAAGGCATACTTAATCCACTGACATATCAGTGATTAAATACCTTATTCAACTAAATTAGTTGATACCTACTCCCGACATAAAACACCACACCTTTTCTTAGATTGGATTTAACATACCATATCAGTAAGAAAGAGTCAATTATTTTTTTTGTGTTCTCCAAAGTTGTATAATTCATTAAAAGAGTCGATCAATGGATCACTCCATTCAAGAAAACAAAAATGCGCCAAGCCCATGATTTTAAATGATAAGTAACTCCCATTTCAGTGTCTGAATATTTACTTTAAAATGGGGGTATGTTATCCTTATATTAACATAAACTGAAAACAGCCCCATGCGCTAACATGAGGCTGACAACTAGCAAGAGTGGTTGGTCACAACTAACTTAATTAATCGTCAGAAGAAGAACCATTGCCATCTTGGGAGGATGAGTGGTTCTTTTTCCGTTTCTTGGCGAACACAGACAGGATAAGACTGGTTGCTACAGCAACAAATATCTCTTTACCCATATCAGTAATTAAGTTCAATAAGAAATGAATCATGCGGCCACCCCCTTCCCCATCAATCATTAGATGGAAAAGCAAAACTGTGACCTACCACTCTATCCTCAGTTGTCCCTCTATTTTATCACATTTTTCCCAATATGGTAATTATATGAAAATGAAATACGATAAGAGAGTGTGCTTCTTACAAGTGCTGCTTACATTTGACGCCTGTTTAGCCATTAAAAATAGGGGATTATCCATTGGATAATCCCCTTTGCGGTTTAAGCTTCACTCATTATGAGAGGGACTGTTTTCCCTTCATTCACGTTGATCAATCCATGGTCGGTTATTTTCAGGGCCGGGCTGACAGGAAGTGATAAGGTGCTTAATGACATGATGACATTATAATGTTCGTAGCCTAACGATTTAAGTGCATCTGTCAGGTGCTGAACCTGCCTTGATACGATGTCCATTGGCTCTTCGGAAAGGATTCCCCCTACCGGAAGAGGAATCATGGATAGGACCTTGCCGTCTTCAACACAGCAGACTCCGCCTTGCTTCCTTATGACTTCGTTAGCGGCAATCATCATATCCTGCTTATTATGGCCAATCACCAAAAGATTATGGTTATCATGCGAATAGGTTGTGGCTACCGCTCCACGCTTCAAGACATCGCCGGTGATCAACCCGTGGGCCCGATTACCGTTTTTCCCATATCGTTCGAATGTGGCGATTAAGCCATAAGGGCTTTCTTCCCAGCATAATTGACCATTCTTCCCATCTAGGCGATCATGGGTTTCAGATGTGAAAGTAGAACCATTCTGCACGTTTATGATCCGGCACTTGCTGCGTTCAAGCATATCCGGGATTGTGATGGTAAAATCGTTTTCCGTAAGTTCGGCAAGCTTCACACTTTGATAGAAATGCCCAGGAAATTGTCTTTCTTTCACTTCTTGCACATATGGCCGTGAAGATTCATAAACAAGCTCACCTTTTTTGTATACTTGTTCGATTTCAAATGTTTCCAAGTCCGATAGCAGCAGGAAATCTGCCGTTTTTCCAGGTGCAATGGCGCCCCGATCATACATCCTCATCCGTTGTGCAGGTGTATAGGTGCATGCATAAATGGCTTTTTCCGGAGTCATCCCCATTTGAATGGCTTTCTTTAAAAGGACATTCAGATGTCCTCTGTTTTGGAAAGAGTCCGTCATGACATCATCGGTGATAAAGCAGAAATGCTCATCCACCTGATTTTCCTTCAAGTAATCTATCACTTCTTCAGTCATTGATTTTTCTTGAATTTCAATGAACATTCCGGCAGCGATCCTCGCATCCATCCCTTCCACGGTCTGGTGTGTATGATCTGAATTCACTCCGGCATAAACAATCTTCTGCAAGTCCAAGTCGAGCAGCTTTGGAACGTGCCCCTCTATGATCAGATCTGGATACCGGGAACGGATATGGGACAAAATCTTATTCGTTTTGCAATCGGGGTCGGTTATGACCTCATAGTAATTCATGATCTCGCCGAGACATTTAATGTCCTCCGTTTGCATCAATTCATCTATATCATCTATTTCGATAGAACCGCCTGTTGTTTCCATCGATGTGGCAGGAACGGAACTCGGGATGGCATAAAACATATCCGCTACGCAATCTTTACTCGCTTTGATCATTTCCTTCACACCGGAAATTCCGAAAACATTGGCCATTTCATGCGGTTCCGGCACGATCGTCGTCACGCCATTCTTGATTAACCCGTAGGAAAAAGTCGCAGGCGTCACCATCGTACTTTCAATGTGGAGATGGATATCGATCAGGCCTGGAACCATATACTTCCCTTGCCCATCGACGATTCGATCCACATCGAAGGCATCCAATTCCCGGTCTCCAATATAATAGAACTTTCCATCCTTGATGGCTGCATTCCCTTTAATAAATCTTTTAAAATAGCTGTTAAACACGTTGATATCTCTTACAAGCATATCCATTCGCATAACTTACCCTCCTAAGCTAGTCAACAAGCACCATCTGGTTTTTCGGAATTTCAAGGATGATTTCCTGACCCGTCCGATAGGATTCCGCCATTTCCTTGTTCACGGTGAAATCCCCTATTGGAGTTTCAACGACATATTGATAGCTTCTTCCCAGATAGGTACTTACCTTAACCCGGCCAGATAAACTATTTTCCTGAACAGCTCCAGTGTTATCTTTTTCCCTGATCAACAGATCGTCCGGCCTGATGGCGCCTATTTTTCCCGTTGTATTGGTCATTTGTGCATCCTTGTGCAGCACAAATGAGTATCCGGATTTGTTCAGTTCAATTTTACCTTGATGATCTGTCCGCTTATCGAAGTCAATGAAGTTCTTGAAGCCGATGAAGTCTGCGACAAATTTGGTTTCAGGATATTTGTAAATGGTCGCAGGATCACTAAGCTGCTCGATGATCCCTTTATTCATGATCGCCACCTGGTCGGATATCGAAAAGCATTCTTCCTGGTCATGGGAAACATATACCGTTGTAATCCCCAGCTCTTGTTGGATACGGCGAATCTCGACCCTCATATTCACCCTTAAGTTGGCATCAAGATTGCTCAATGGCTCGTCAAATAATAAGATGTCCGGTTCAATCACCAGCGCCCTGGCAATCGCAACCCGCTGCTTTTGCCCTCCGGAAAGCTCTTGGGGATATCTCTTTTCAAACCCTTTTAAATTAACGATTTCGAGTACATTCATTACTTTTTTTTCAATTTCACTTTTAGAATTCTTTCTCAGACGAAGACCGAATGCAATATTATCGAATATCGACAAATGCGGAAATAATGCATAGTTTTGGAACACAAAGCCAAAATTCCGCTTGTTGACGGGCACTTTCGTATAGTCCTTTTCCTTGAATAAAAACTTCCCTTCGTTCGCCTGTAAAAACCCGGCAATTAAACGCAGGGTCGTCGTTTTCCCACAGCCGCTCGGGCCAAGAAGGGATACCAGTTTCCCTTTTTCAATCTCAAGATTGAAATCTTTTAATATATTCTGTTTGTTATATGCTACAGATATATCTTGTAAAGTGAATAAAGCCATCCATCATTACCTCCTTATCGTTTTGTGAAATAAGACAATCCCATGAGCCGTTCTACTATAAACATGAAGAAAGCCGTTATGAACATGAGTAATACGGAAATGGCCGAAATGGTAGGATCGAAATAATTCTCCACATACGTCAGCATCTGAATCGGAAACGTACTTACCCCAGGGCCTGTCATATAAACTGAAATGTCTACATTATTGAAGGATTCCAAGAAGGCGATCATGACTGCCGCAAGAATTCCTGATTTTATATTCGGAAGGACGACTGTAAAGAATGTGCCCAATTTACTGGCTCCGAGACTCTCCGCCGCTTCTTCAATGGAAAAGTCAAAGTTTGATAAGCTTGAAGAAATGACGCGGATGAT
The DNA window shown above is from Peribacillus sp. FSL P2-0133 and carries:
- a CDS encoding ABC transporter ATP-binding protein, whose product is MALFTLQDISVAYNKQNILKDFNLEIEKGKLVSLLGPSGCGKTTTLRLIAGFLQANEGKFLFKEKDYTKVPVNKRNFGFVFQNYALFPHLSIFDNIAFGLRLRKNSKSEIEKKVMNVLEIVNLKGFEKRYPQELSGGQKQRVAIARALVIEPDILLFDEPLSNLDANLRVNMRVEIRRIQQELGITTVYVSHDQEECFSISDQVAIMNKGIIEQLSDPATIYKYPETKFVADFIGFKNFIDFDKRTDHQGKIELNKSGYSFVLHKDAQMTNTTGKIGAIRPDDLLIREKDNTGAVQENSLSGRVKVSTYLGRSYQYVVETPIGDFTVNKEMAESYRTGQEIILEIPKNQMVLVD
- a CDS encoding adenine deaminase C-terminal domain-containing protein, which codes for MRMDMLVRDINVFNSYFKRFIKGNAAIKDGKFYYIGDRELDAFDVDRIVDGQGKYMVPGLIDIHLHIESTMVTPATFSYGLIKNGVTTIVPEPHEMANVFGISGVKEMIKASKDCVADMFYAIPSSVPATSMETTGGSIEIDDIDELMQTEDIKCLGEIMNYYEVITDPDCKTNKILSHIRSRYPDLIIEGHVPKLLDLDLQKIVYAGVNSDHTHQTVEGMDARIAAGMFIEIQEKSMTEEVIDYLKENQVDEHFCFITDDVMTDSFQNRGHLNVLLKKAIQMGMTPEKAIYACTYTPAQRMRMYDRGAIAPGKTADFLLLSDLETFEIEQVYKKGELVYESSRPYVQEVKERQFPGHFYQSVKLAELTENDFTITIPDMLERSKCRIINVQNGSTFTSETHDRLDGKNGQLCWEESPYGLIATFERYGKNGNRAHGLITGDVLKRGAVATTYSHDNHNLLVIGHNKQDMMIAANEVIRKQGGVCCVEDGKVLSMIPLPVGGILSEEPMDIVSRQVQHLTDALKSLGYEHYNVIMSLSTLSLPVSPALKITDHGLINVNEGKTVPLIMSEA
- a CDS encoding endonuclease MutS2 translates to MNTMTYEKLQYIQLKEMVKNHCVSGLGKALLDQLKPSSTLKVVKNRLNETTEARNLLNAESHIPLKGISHIGLHIDKLEKGMILEPSELVAIADFLRGCRNIKKFMTDKEFFAPTLNSYARSMTEFRSIEEEIQFTIKGNAVVSEASRDLKRIRNQIIKTESKIEERLNKFLKSGANKEFIQEFFISKKDDRYTIPIKASYKNQVAGTIVEVSAKGATVFIEPASVTKLNVELASLKAEESMEEYQLLATLSGTVFEQLKPIKINIELISQYDMIFAKAKFSKSMDAIEPKINDHGYIQLKGCKHPLLPQDSVPLDFEIGKDYRSLIITGPNAGGKTVVLKTIGILTLAVMSGLHVAGKEGTELAVFDQVFVDIGDNQSIENALSTFSSHMKNISEIMGELTNNSLLLFDEIGSGTEPNEGAALAIAILEEFYQRGCITIATTHYGEIKRYSEIHSDFMNAAMQFNSETLEPKYKLMIGQSGESNALWIAKKMNVREKVLQKAKLYIDNKDYDLERVQESKIKKAKPTAIPKEASYEYEVGDKVKVSELNGYAIVYKKKDSYNNVVVLFEDTFKEVHASRLELEIKAVDLYPEGYDLNTLFVSYKERKLNHDLERGSKKALKNVAADIRKKLGE